One genomic window of Halolamina sediminis includes the following:
- a CDS encoding ABC transporter ATP-binding protein → MSSESTATRAERGEEPILEVRNLEKHFVKSTGWLESLFADEKRVRAVDGVSLSIEEGEIFSVVGESGCGKTTLGKTLLRVIEPTAGEIRFKGTDLASLSGSEMQEMRQHLQIVYQDPFEALNPKRTVRGLLRQPMEIHGITDDEEQDDRIHRALEDVNLLPAADFLDRYPEELSGGQLQRVLFARALVLDPEFIVADEPSSMLDASVRARVLDLIDELREERNISFFIITHDIGAARYLSDRIGVMYLGRLVEMGAADGIVDDPKHPYSKALIDSIPSPDPREPLGSSGIGSEVPEPVDLPSGCRFHPRCPIATEHCTEVDPEWREVPSADDAVRMTECHEVEPKQTPSE, encoded by the coding sequence TCGCTGTTCGCCGACGAGAAGCGGGTCCGGGCCGTCGACGGCGTGAGCCTCTCCATCGAGGAGGGGGAGATCTTCTCCGTCGTCGGCGAGTCCGGCTGCGGGAAGACCACGCTCGGAAAGACACTGCTTCGGGTGATCGAGCCGACCGCCGGCGAGATCCGGTTCAAGGGGACCGACCTCGCGTCGCTGTCGGGCAGCGAGATGCAGGAGATGCGCCAGCACCTCCAGATCGTCTATCAGGACCCGTTCGAGGCGCTCAACCCCAAGCGGACCGTCCGTGGGCTGTTGCGCCAGCCGATGGAGATCCACGGGATCACCGACGACGAGGAGCAGGACGACCGCATCCACCGCGCGCTGGAGGACGTGAACCTCCTGCCCGCGGCGGACTTCCTCGACCGCTACCCGGAGGAGCTCAGCGGCGGCCAGCTCCAGCGCGTGCTGTTCGCGCGGGCGCTGGTGCTCGATCCGGAGTTCATCGTGGCCGACGAGCCCTCGAGCATGCTCGACGCGAGCGTCCGGGCCCGCGTGCTCGACCTGATCGACGAGCTCCGCGAGGAGCGCAACATCTCCTTTTTTATCATCACGCACGACATCGGCGCAGCACGCTACCTGAGCGACCGCATCGGCGTGATGTACCTCGGGCGACTCGTCGAGATGGGCGCCGCCGACGGGATCGTCGACGACCCGAAACACCCCTACTCGAAGGCGCTGATCGACAGCATCCCCTCCCCGGACCCGCGGGAGCCGCTCGGGAGTTCGGGGATCGGTTCGGAGGTGCCCGAGCCGGTCGACCTGCCGAGCGGCTGTCGGTTCCACCCGCGGTGTCCGATCGCGACCGAGCACTGCACGGAGGTCGACCCCGAGTGGCGCGAGGTACCCTCGGCGGACGACGCGGTGCGGATGACCGAGTGCCACGAGGTCGAGCCGAAACAGACGCCGTCAGAGTAA